A region of Nostoc sp. 'Peltigera membranacea cyanobiont' N6 DNA encodes the following proteins:
- a CDS encoding ABC transporter ATP-binding protein has protein sequence MTILTGKINRSESPSESRPLILETQGLTRRFGKLTAVNNLSISVEQGEVFGLLGPNGAGKSTVIKMLTTLLPLSAGKATLAGYDVTRQPNPVRRAIGYVPQALSADGSLTGYENLLIFAKLYGIPAKGRDRRIYEILEYMGLQDAAKRLVRNYSGGMIRKLEIAVSVLHQPQILFLDEPTVGLDPIARTQVWQLVLQLCADYGTTIFLTTHFLEEADSLCNRVAIMQQGEVVITGTPSDLKASLDRPNATLDDVFIHYTGDQLTSGVNYRDTARTRRTAQRLG, from the coding sequence GTGACAATACTGACTGGAAAAATAAATCGGTCAGAATCTCCTAGCGAGTCAAGACCGTTGATTTTGGAAACTCAGGGACTCACACGCCGTTTTGGGAAGTTAACGGCTGTTAATAACCTGAGTATATCTGTGGAACAGGGTGAAGTATTTGGGCTGCTTGGGCCTAATGGGGCAGGAAAAAGTACAGTTATTAAGATGTTGACAACTTTGCTACCTCTGAGTGCAGGGAAAGCAACCTTAGCTGGCTATGACGTGACTCGTCAACCCAATCCTGTGAGACGGGCTATCGGCTATGTACCCCAAGCGCTCTCTGCTGATGGTAGTCTCACGGGTTACGAAAATCTCTTAATCTTCGCCAAGCTTTATGGAATACCAGCCAAAGGACGCGATCGCCGTATCTATGAAATTCTAGAATACATGGGTTTGCAAGATGCAGCAAAGCGCTTGGTACGCAACTACTCTGGTGGGATGATCCGCAAGCTAGAAATCGCCGTATCAGTTTTACATCAACCCCAAATTCTCTTTCTTGATGAGCCGACTGTCGGACTAGATCCCATCGCCCGGACTCAAGTATGGCAACTTGTGCTACAACTCTGTGCTGATTACGGCACAACTATATTTTTAACAACCCACTTTTTAGAAGAAGCAGACAGTTTATGTAACCGAGTGGCGATTATGCAGCAAGGTGAAGTCGTAATTACAGGCACACCAAGCGACTTAAAAGCTTCTTTAGATCGACCAAACGCAACTTTGGATGATGTCTTTATTCACTATACAGGCGATCAGTTAACATCAGGAGTCAACTACCGTGACACAGCAAGAACCAGACGGACTGCTCAACGGTTGGGTTAA
- a CDS encoding carbohydrate ABC transporter permease: MTNMHTLRSREQRTAWLLLTPALLLLLFVFAYPILRAFWLSVFTRNLGTELQPVFSGLDNYVRMAGDGRFWQSLWATAVFTTASVLSELLLGLLIALVLNQAFFGRGIVRTIAILPWALPTALIGLAWSWIFNDQFGVVNDILRRLGLIKTGINWLGEPTLAMSATIFADVWKTTPFISILLLAGLQSIPSDLYEAYSVDGANPWQSFRNITLPLLLPQILIAVLFRFAQAFGIFDLIAVMTGGGPGGATEVVSLYIYSTVMRYLDFGYGAALVVVTFLILIAAVAIASFLLNKSRAKTSGVI, from the coding sequence ATGACTAATATGCATACACTCCGAAGCCGGGAACAAAGGACTGCTTGGCTCTTACTAACACCAGCATTATTGCTGTTGTTGTTTGTATTTGCCTACCCGATTTTACGAGCATTCTGGTTAAGTGTATTTACTAGGAATTTGGGAACTGAACTACAACCCGTATTCTCTGGTTTGGACAATTATGTGCGGATGGCTGGGGATGGTCGTTTCTGGCAGAGTTTGTGGGCGACGGCTGTGTTCACAACAGCATCTGTGCTTTCAGAACTACTGCTAGGACTCTTGATTGCTCTAGTTCTCAATCAGGCGTTTTTTGGAAGGGGCATAGTGCGGACAATCGCCATTCTACCTTGGGCTTTGCCTACCGCTCTGATTGGTCTGGCATGGTCTTGGATTTTTAATGACCAGTTTGGGGTTGTAAACGATATTCTGCGGCGGTTAGGGCTGATTAAAACTGGAATTAACTGGTTAGGAGAACCAACTCTAGCGATGAGTGCAACCATCTTTGCTGATGTTTGGAAAACTACACCTTTTATCAGTATTCTACTGTTGGCTGGCTTGCAGTCGATACCATCAGACCTCTATGAAGCCTACTCTGTTGATGGGGCAAATCCTTGGCAAAGCTTCCGCAATATTACCTTGCCACTGCTGCTGCCACAAATCTTAATTGCAGTCCTATTTCGATTTGCTCAAGCTTTTGGGATTTTTGACTTGATTGCTGTAATGACCGGGGGTGGCCCTGGTGGTGCAACTGAAGTGGTGTCGCTATACATCTATTCCACGGTGATGCGCTACTTAGATTTTGGTTATGGAGCGGCTTTGGTGGTAGTGACATTTCTAATATTAATTGCTGCGGTGGCGATCGCTAGTTTCTTACTTAATAAATCCCGTGCCAAAACATCAGGAGTTATTTAA
- a CDS encoding ABC transporter permease → MTQQEPDGLLNGWVKAPPTGRVNFISAIKELVTKTLAIAELEIRKLRHDPTDLVVRAVQPALWLLIFGQVFARTHAIPTGNLPYLDFISAGILAQSILFVAIFSGGMTLIWERDLGIVHKFLASPTPRVAMVLGKALACGVRCLSQVLLIYGLAFLLGVKLNLHPLAILQVLVVVILGAGTFCIFSLIIGCLVKSRERMTGIGQLLTMPLFFASNAIYPISLMPSWLKFISHLNPLTYEVDGLRSTMLLNGSSVYGFGLDCTILLLTFIILAIIGGKLYPRVAM, encoded by the coding sequence GTGACACAGCAAGAACCAGACGGACTGCTCAACGGTTGGGTTAAAGCACCGCCCACTGGGCGAGTAAATTTCATCTCTGCAATTAAAGAGCTAGTTACGAAAACCTTAGCGATCGCGGAATTAGAAATCCGTAAACTCCGCCACGATCCTACTGATTTAGTAGTTCGGGCTGTGCAACCAGCCTTATGGCTCCTGATCTTTGGGCAAGTTTTCGCCCGCACTCACGCGATTCCTACAGGTAACTTACCATATCTGGACTTCATTTCTGCTGGTATTTTGGCTCAGAGTATTCTGTTTGTGGCAATTTTTAGTGGTGGAATGACGCTAATCTGGGAGCGAGATTTAGGCATTGTCCATAAATTTTTAGCTAGTCCCACACCTCGCGTGGCGATGGTATTGGGCAAAGCTCTGGCGTGTGGGGTGCGGTGCTTATCTCAAGTACTATTGATTTACGGATTGGCATTTTTATTAGGTGTAAAATTAAATCTTCATCCCCTCGCTATTCTCCAAGTACTTGTAGTAGTCATACTGGGCGCGGGAACATTTTGCATTTTTTCATTAATTATTGGCTGTTTAGTGAAAAGCCGAGAAAGGATGACGGGTATTGGGCAATTGTTAACCATGCCGTTATTTTTTGCAAGCAATGCCATCTATCCGATTTCGTTGATGCCCAGTTGGTTAAAATTCATTTCCCATTTAAATCCCTTGACTTATGAGGTTGATGGCTTACGCAGCACGATGCTGCTGAATGGCAGTAGTGTCTATGGCTTTGGTCTGGATTGTACAATTCTCTTATTAACATTCATAATTTTGGCCATCATTGGTGGAAAACTTTATCCCCGGGTGGCCATGTAA
- a CDS encoding ABC transporter ATP-binding protein codes for MAKLELKNLNKTYTSKVVPVKDVSLTVDNHEFLTLLGPSGCGKSTVLRMIAGLEEPTRGQITIDDVDVTYKSAGDRNIAMVFQSYALYPHMTVYDNLASGLKLKKVPPTEIKQRVAEVAEILGLAELMNRKPGKMSGGQRQRVAVGRALVRNADVYLLDEPLSNLDALLRERVRADLKQIFAEQKVPVVYVTHDQTEAMTLSTKVALLNDGYVQQLDPPEIIYNHPANLFVAGFVGSPQMNLLTLPCKEKYAVLGNFQLPLPNIPTVPPQIVLGIRPENVRIAQPGDTQTIQGRVHLVENLGMHYLVSVKVESSQEAIIVRALLPTDQTWSTENITLTLPPEDIHWFDVQSGHALVRRQILGVRG; via the coding sequence ATGGCTAAACTCGAACTCAAAAACCTGAATAAAACTTATACTTCCAAAGTCGTCCCTGTTAAAGACGTTAGCTTAACAGTAGATAACCATGAGTTTCTGACTTTACTTGGCCCTTCTGGTTGTGGCAAATCCACTGTTCTACGCATGATTGCAGGTCTTGAAGAACCTACTCGCGGTCAGATTACGATCGATGACGTGGATGTTACTTATAAATCAGCAGGCGATCGCAACATCGCAATGGTATTTCAAAGTTATGCACTCTATCCGCACATGACAGTGTACGATAACCTCGCCTCTGGACTCAAGCTGAAAAAAGTACCACCGACAGAAATTAAACAGCGAGTGGCAGAAGTGGCAGAAATTTTAGGATTAGCAGAGTTAATGAACCGCAAGCCTGGTAAAATGTCTGGAGGTCAACGCCAGCGGGTTGCGGTTGGTCGTGCTTTAGTGCGTAATGCCGATGTGTACCTCCTAGATGAACCGTTAAGTAACTTAGATGCGCTGTTGCGGGAACGAGTCCGAGCCGACCTCAAGCAAATTTTTGCAGAGCAAAAAGTCCCTGTGGTCTATGTTACCCATGACCAAACAGAAGCGATGACACTTTCTACCAAAGTAGCTTTGCTCAACGATGGCTATGTCCAGCAACTCGACCCGCCCGAAATCATCTATAACCATCCAGCTAATTTATTTGTGGCTGGATTTGTTGGTAGTCCGCAGATGAATTTGCTAACTCTTCCTTGTAAGGAAAAATACGCGGTACTAGGTAACTTCCAACTACCTCTGCCAAATATACCAACTGTACCACCGCAGATTGTGCTAGGTATCCGCCCAGAAAACGTTCGCATTGCCCAACCAGGTGATACCCAAACTATTCAAGGGCGAGTGCATCTAGTCGAAAACTTGGGTATGCATTATTTGGTCAGTGTCAAGGTTGAGAGTTCACAAGAAGCGATTATAGTACGTGCTTTATTGCCAACAGACCAAACTTGGAGTACTGAGAATATTACACTGACATTGCCCCCTGAAGATATTCACTGGTTTGATGTTCAATCTGGCCATGCTCTTGTCAGGAGGCAAATCTTAGGTGTGAGGGGCTAG
- the acsF gene encoding magnesium-protoporphyrin IX monomethyl ester (oxidative) cyclase — MVNTLPKPEIKTPSKETVLTPRFYTTDFETAANLDLSAQETELKAMLTEMQTDYNRHHFVRDEVFNQSWEHIEGEARQAFIEYLERSCISEFSGFLLFKELSRKLKNRSPLLAEIFQLMARDEARHAGFLNKAMGDFKLSLDLGNVTKTRTYTFFPIEWVLYTVYLSEKIGYWRYIIIYRHLEKYPENQFYPIFQYFESWCQDENRHGDIFKALLRSQPQLWNNWKARLWSRFFLLSVFATHTLTVHERAGFYTSLGLDATEFDREVVRNTNETAGRAFPVMLNTEHPKFFPRLQRCAGYNMKIAEIESSSVPKVVKLIRKLPLIAAIVWNLLLVYLIKPVDAEALRETVR; from the coding sequence ATGGTTAATACCCTACCCAAGCCAGAAATTAAAACCCCCAGCAAAGAAACTGTACTTACCCCCCGGTTTTACACTACAGATTTTGAAACTGCGGCCAACCTGGATTTATCTGCCCAGGAGACGGAGTTAAAGGCAATGCTGACAGAAATGCAGACAGACTACAACCGTCATCATTTTGTTCGGGATGAGGTGTTTAACCAGTCTTGGGAACACATTGAGGGTGAAGCAAGGCAGGCATTTATTGAGTATTTGGAACGCTCTTGCATTTCAGAATTTTCTGGCTTCTTGCTATTCAAAGAATTATCCCGCAAGCTGAAAAATCGCAGTCCACTGCTAGCGGAAATATTTCAACTGATGGCGCGTGATGAAGCTCGCCACGCCGGATTTCTCAACAAAGCAATGGGCGATTTTAAACTCTCCCTAGATTTAGGGAATGTTACTAAAACCCGCACCTATACATTTTTCCCAATTGAGTGGGTACTCTACACCGTTTACTTATCAGAAAAAATCGGCTACTGGCGTTACATTATTATCTACAGACATCTAGAAAAGTACCCAGAAAACCAGTTTTACCCTATCTTCCAATATTTTGAGAGTTGGTGTCAGGACGAAAACCGCCACGGAGATATATTCAAGGCGCTTTTACGTTCTCAACCGCAACTGTGGAACAACTGGAAAGCTAGGCTGTGGAGTCGCTTTTTCTTGTTATCGGTATTTGCTACCCACACCCTGACAGTTCATGAACGGGCTGGTTTTTACACTTCATTGGGACTTGATGCGACAGAATTTGACCGCGAAGTTGTCCGTAACACTAATGAAACTGCTGGACGAGCTTTTCCTGTGATGTTGAATACTGAACATCCGAAGTTTTTCCCACGTCTACAACGCTGTGCGGGTTACAACATGAAAATTGCAGAGATTGAGAGTAGTTCTGTACCCAAAGTTGTGAAACTAATTCGCAAACTACCCTTGATTGCAGCAATTGTTTGGAATCTACTGTTAGTTTACCTAATCAAACCTGTAGATGCTGAGGCTTTGCGGGAAACTGTGCGTTAG
- a CDS encoding ABC transporter substrate-binding protein yields the protein MLYQNPINKLQKFIQKQSFLHIGIFLAILLGIVLFNWVALSQRPVTLNMLITAPDAQPWKQGLIRDFEAENPGIRINLVEGPNATNLLEDLYTSSFILGESPYDLVNMDVIWTPKFAAAGWLLPLDNRISKQELAVFSPKDVEGGRYQNKLYRIPVRSDVGMLYYREDLIKEAGFKPPETFEDLIRISQALQKKDKVNWGYVWQGRQYEGLVAMFVEVLNGFGGFWVNPETLEVGLDRPETLQAIEFLRSTISEGVSPPGVTTYQEEDTRRFFQSGQVAFLRSWPYAWPLAQAKNSPIKGKIAIKPMVHAPGKTGAACLGGWGIGISKSSKHPEEAWKAIQYFTSREAQRRFILSAGYVPSRRDLFTDPEIVAKYPHYPQLLEVVDNAVLRSPVAQYAQTSDILQRYLSAALSGRINPERAMQAAANETRRLLGSGGRGQGAGSRGGRGRRIIDK from the coding sequence ATGTTGTATCAAAACCCAATCAACAAGCTACAAAAATTCATTCAAAAACAAAGCTTTTTGCATATAGGGATTTTTCTAGCAATTCTTTTGGGGATCGTATTGTTCAATTGGGTAGCACTCTCGCAACGACCAGTTACCCTGAATATGTTGATTACTGCCCCTGATGCCCAGCCTTGGAAGCAGGGTTTGATTAGAGACTTTGAGGCTGAGAACCCAGGCATTCGGATTAACTTAGTTGAGGGGCCCAATGCCACAAATTTGCTCGAAGACCTGTACACCTCATCTTTTATCTTAGGTGAATCCCCTTATGACTTGGTGAATATGGATGTAATCTGGACACCCAAGTTTGCTGCTGCTGGCTGGTTGCTACCCCTAGACAATCGCATTTCCAAGCAAGAGTTGGCAGTATTTTCACCCAAGGATGTAGAAGGCGGACGTTACCAGAACAAGCTGTACCGCATTCCCGTGCGTTCCGATGTGGGAATGCTCTACTATCGCGAAGATTTAATCAAAGAAGCAGGATTTAAACCACCAGAAACCTTTGAGGATTTGATCCGAATTTCCCAAGCCTTACAGAAGAAAGACAAGGTAAATTGGGGCTATGTTTGGCAGGGACGGCAATATGAAGGACTGGTGGCAATGTTTGTGGAAGTTCTTAATGGCTTTGGTGGTTTCTGGGTTAATCCCGAAACGTTAGAGGTTGGGTTGGATAGACCAGAAACATTACAAGCCATTGAGTTTTTGCGTAGTACCATCAGCGAAGGCGTTTCTCCTCCTGGAGTCACAACCTACCAGGAAGAAGACACCCGGCGTTTCTTCCAAAGTGGTCAAGTAGCGTTTTTACGTAGCTGGCCTTATGCATGGCCTTTAGCCCAAGCAAAGAATTCGCCAATCAAAGGCAAAATTGCAATCAAACCGATGGTTCATGCTCCCGGTAAAACTGGTGCAGCTTGTTTAGGAGGTTGGGGTATAGGAATTTCTAAATCTTCTAAACATCCTGAAGAAGCTTGGAAAGCAATTCAGTACTTTACCAGTCGGGAAGCACAACGCCGATTCATTTTGAGTGCAGGCTATGTGCCAAGCCGCCGGGATTTATTTACAGACCCAGAGATTGTTGCTAAATACCCTCACTATCCTCAGCTACTGGAGGTTGTGGACAATGCAGTTTTGCGATCGCCAGTCGCGCAATATGCCCAGACATCGGATATTTTACAGCGTTATCTCAGTGCTGCGCTATCCGGTCGGATAAATCCAGAAAGAGCAATGCAAGCTGCTGCTAATGAAACCCGGCGACTGTTGGGATCTGGGGGCAGGGGGCAGGGGGCAGGGAGCAGGGGAGGCAGAGGAAGAAGAATTATTGACAAATGA
- a CDS encoding MarR family winged helix-turn-helix transcriptional regulator codes for MTLDKPAQGATSEECAARVMETVPLMMRFIRADMRAHSAAFLSIPQLRSLAFINRNPGASLSDLAEHLGVTSATASATVERLVQRDFVKRCSHPQERRRVLLNLTEDGRHHLKQSQDQTRAHITDLLKGLTEEQISNIEEGLTLLKNVFEQTELKSP; via the coding sequence ATGACCTTGGATAAACCTGCTCAAGGTGCAACTTCCGAAGAATGTGCCGCTAGAGTAATGGAAACAGTTCCATTAATGATGCGGTTTATCCGAGCGGATATGCGTGCCCATAGTGCCGCCTTTTTATCTATACCTCAGTTGCGATCGCTAGCATTTATCAATCGCAATCCAGGTGCTTCATTATCTGACCTCGCAGAGCATTTAGGTGTCACTTCTGCCACAGCATCAGCAACCGTAGAACGCTTAGTACAACGCGACTTCGTGAAACGTTGCTCTCATCCTCAAGAGCGGCGGCGAGTGCTGCTCAATTTAACTGAAGATGGAAGGCATCATCTCAAGCAATCCCAAGATCAAACTCGCGCTCATATTACCGACCTGTTAAAAGGTTTGACAGAAGAGCAAATTTCTAACATTGAAGAAGGCTTAACTCTACTAAAAAATGTCTTCGAGCAAACGGAACTCAAATCCCCATAA
- a CDS encoding amidohydrolase: MNFTIQNVLIAASDDYATVDVQIVDGAIAAIAPNLPVIGTVINGKNKLLLPGFFNAHTHSSEMWQRGIMSALPLELWLAELYDFAPLDPEEVYLSALGTAVETLLSGGTSVVDHLVLIPGLELETIAIATRAYREVGIRAFIAPLIQDESLSAGIPSGESAKTHEPYFRPTAATLEIIEEAVRQFHRPDEGINILVAPTGIQLCTDALFVGCTELSDRYNLCRHSHLLETRAQEKLAQEKYGCTAVEHLKKIGFLSDRTTLAHCVWLNDNDIAILAETKSTVVHNPLSNLRLGSGIAPILKYRQAGVNVTFGCDGASSNDSQDLLEAIKIGSILHNVTDIDYKHWITPRQSVEMASLGGAKGFNVADKLGSITIGKQADLVLYDLTNLSLLPRTDPIGLLVLGRPTNVVDSVWVNGKQIVADRKVTTINVDELRQELFNRSQWETKRKSQTVAQIEAHYRTVMGL; this comes from the coding sequence ATAAATTTCACTATCCAGAATGTTTTAATTGCCGCCAGTGATGATTATGCAACGGTAGATGTACAGATTGTAGATGGTGCGATCGCAGCCATTGCCCCTAATCTACCAGTAATCGGAACTGTCATAAATGGCAAAAATAAGCTTTTGCTACCTGGTTTTTTCAACGCCCACACTCACTCATCAGAGATGTGGCAACGAGGAATTATGTCAGCTTTGCCTTTAGAATTGTGGTTGGCGGAATTATATGATTTTGCGCCCCTCGATCCTGAAGAGGTTTATCTCAGCGCCTTGGGTACTGCGGTAGAAACTTTGCTTTCTGGCGGGACGAGTGTAGTAGATCACTTAGTATTAATTCCCGGACTTGAGTTAGAAACGATCGCCATTGCAACTCGCGCTTACCGAGAAGTTGGAATTCGCGCCTTTATCGCCCCCTTAATTCAAGATGAATCCCTCAGCGCAGGTATCCCATCTGGGGAATCAGCAAAAACTCATGAACCTTATTTTCGCCCAACTGCGGCAACATTAGAAATTATCGAAGAGGCGGTGAGACAATTTCATCGCCCGGATGAGGGTATAAATATTTTAGTTGCACCAACGGGGATACAACTATGTACTGATGCTTTATTTGTGGGATGTACTGAGTTAAGCGATCGCTATAATCTTTGTCGTCACTCCCATTTACTCGAAACCAGGGCACAGGAAAAACTCGCCCAAGAGAAGTATGGTTGTACTGCTGTGGAACATTTAAAAAAAATCGGGTTTTTGAGCGATCGCACAACACTTGCCCATTGTGTTTGGTTAAATGATAATGATATCGCCATCCTCGCTGAAACTAAATCTACAGTTGTTCACAATCCCTTAAGTAATTTACGTTTAGGCAGTGGCATTGCCCCAATTTTAAAATATCGTCAGGCTGGAGTAAATGTAACTTTTGGTTGCGATGGTGCTTCTAGTAACGACTCCCAAGATTTGTTAGAAGCGATAAAAATTGGTTCTATTTTACATAACGTTACAGACATAGATTATAAGCATTGGATTACACCCCGACAATCAGTAGAAATGGCATCTTTAGGAGGTGCAAAAGGATTCAATGTTGCAGACAAACTCGGTTCTATTACTATAGGTAAACAAGCAGATTTAGTACTTTATGACCTCACTAATTTATCATTACTTCCTCGTACAGATCCCATTGGCTTATTAGTTTTAGGTCGTCCTACTAATGTTGTTGATAGTGTTTGGGTGAATGGTAAGCAAATTGTTGCCGATCGGAAAGTCACAACAATTAACGTTGATGAATTGCGACAAGAATTATTTAACCGCAGTCAGTGGGAGACAAAGCGTAAGTCTCAAACTGTCGCGCAAATTGAAGCCCATTATCGCACGGTTATGGGGTTGTAA
- a CDS encoding carbohydrate ABC transporter permease: MSSTPQPIAKTRFSLKKILLVIAVALVMLFSLAPALWQLLTSFKVNEDIAAIPTVYFPTRFTFSHYIELFTRRPFWRYIFNSAFVSITSTALALAIGAPAAYALARLRPWGEQAILASVLMVTLFPGILLFLGLLEIIQALRLGNNYLALIIPYTAINLPLTILVLRSFFQQLPKDLEDSARVDGYNTFQLLWQIVLPMTLPALVTTGILTFIFAWNEFIFALTFMTREEMKTIPVAAAQLGGATVFEIPYGAIAAATVVGTLPLVLLVLFFQRRIVQGLTAGAVKG, from the coding sequence ATGAGTTCAACTCCCCAACCGATAGCAAAAACCAGATTTTCTCTGAAAAAAATCTTGCTGGTAATAGCAGTTGCATTAGTAATGTTATTCAGCCTAGCGCCAGCCTTATGGCAATTGCTGACCTCCTTTAAAGTTAACGAAGATATTGCCGCCATTCCCACTGTTTATTTCCCCACGCGATTCACTTTTAGTCATTACATTGAGTTATTCACTCGTCGTCCATTTTGGCGCTACATCTTCAACAGCGCCTTTGTGTCGATTACTTCTACAGCTTTAGCTTTAGCGATCGGCGCACCTGCTGCTTATGCTCTAGCACGGTTACGCCCTTGGGGTGAACAAGCTATCCTCGCCAGCGTGCTGATGGTGACTTTATTTCCTGGAATTCTGTTGTTCCTCGGACTATTAGAAATTATTCAAGCCCTCAGACTGGGCAACAATTATTTAGCGCTGATTATACCATACACCGCCATTAATTTACCACTGACAATTCTAGTACTCAGAAGCTTTTTCCAACAATTACCTAAAGACTTAGAAGATTCTGCTAGGGTCGATGGTTACAACACCTTTCAACTACTGTGGCAAATCGTATTGCCTATGACCCTTCCCGCCTTAGTAACTACTGGAATTCTCACCTTTATTTTTGCCTGGAACGAGTTTATCTTCGCTCTGACGTTTATGACTCGTGAAGAAATGAAGACAATTCCCGTTGCTGCGGCTCAGTTGGGTGGTGCGACAGTATTTGAAATTCCCTACGGTGCGATCGCTGCTGCTACTGTTGTAGGAACGTTACCTCTGGTTTTACTAGTTTTGTTTTTCCAGCGCCGGATTGTCCAAGGTCTGACTGCTGGTGCTGTTAAAGGATAA
- a CDS encoding MFS transporter: MSSSKRNSNPHNSEVAQHDPFAAFKFRDYRLFTIGRLVLSVGSQMQTVAIGWELYERTNSAIVLGGVGLAQVLPMIALTLITGHVADRRERKLIMLLSVMLLALCSLALAVLSYTQGAIFLIYACLVLTGVARAFLRPASDALMWQLIPVSAFTNAATWNSSSFQLAAVIGPAFGGFGIALLGSATGVYVVAAIAALLCFLLTVGIKEQKAIRTTEPISLKALSAGAKFVWHNQLILAAITLDMFAVLLGGAIALLPIFAKDILHVGPVELGYLQAAHSIGALTMAISLAYLPPLRKAGPALLWSVVGFGVVTIIFGLSRSFWLSMLMLTLGGALDSISVVIRHTLVQIRTPDRLRGRVAAINSVFISASNELGGFESGLTAALFGPVISVVGGGIGTIVVVIATAMIWPGIRKLGALQEYKNPD, from the coding sequence ATGTCTTCGAGCAAACGGAACTCAAATCCCCATAACTCTGAGGTTGCACAGCACGATCCCTTTGCAGCCTTTAAGTTTCGAGACTATCGGCTATTTACCATTGGACGGCTGGTGCTGTCCGTGGGGTCGCAAATGCAAACTGTAGCTATCGGCTGGGAACTCTACGAGCGGACTAACTCAGCGATCGTTCTAGGTGGTGTAGGACTAGCGCAAGTCTTGCCGATGATAGCTCTCACCTTGATTACCGGACATGTGGCCGATCGCCGCGAGCGCAAACTCATCATGTTACTGTCAGTGATGCTGCTAGCTCTCTGTTCGCTGGCTTTGGCAGTGCTTTCTTATACTCAAGGTGCAATTTTTCTAATTTACGCCTGCTTGGTATTAACAGGTGTCGCTAGGGCATTCCTCAGACCTGCTAGTGATGCCTTAATGTGGCAGTTGATACCTGTCAGTGCGTTTACCAATGCGGCAACTTGGAATAGTAGTAGCTTTCAGTTAGCTGCTGTTATTGGCCCAGCCTTCGGGGGATTCGGCATCGCTTTGCTGGGAAGTGCTACAGGAGTATATGTAGTAGCAGCGATCGCCGCGTTGCTGTGTTTTCTTTTAACAGTAGGGATTAAAGAGCAAAAAGCCATCCGCACAACTGAGCCAATCTCACTTAAAGCGCTGTCAGCTGGTGCTAAATTTGTCTGGCATAATCAGTTGATTTTAGCAGCGATTACATTGGATATGTTTGCTGTATTGTTGGGTGGTGCGATCGCATTGCTACCCATCTTTGCCAAAGATATTCTCCACGTGGGGCCAGTGGAATTGGGATACTTACAAGCAGCCCACTCTATCGGTGCTTTGACTATGGCCATTTCCCTGGCGTATTTACCACCGTTACGCAAAGCAGGCCCAGCCTTATTGTGGTCAGTGGTTGGCTTTGGGGTTGTCACAATCATCTTTGGACTTTCTCGTTCATTTTGGCTGTCTATGTTAATGCTGACCCTTGGTGGCGCACTAGATAGTATTAGCGTTGTGATTCGCCATACATTAGTTCAAATTAGAACACCGGATCGTTTGCGTGGTCGGGTTGCTGCTATTAATAGCGTGTTTATTAGTGCCTCGAATGAATTAGGAGGCTTTGAATCAGGCTTGACAGCAGCTTTATTTGGCCCAGTGATTTCCGTTGTCGGTGGTGGAATTGGCACAATTGTAGTGGTGATTGCTACGGCCATGATTTGGCCGGGAATTCGTAAATTAGGAGCTTTGCAGGAATATAAAAATCCTGATTGA